In the genome of Astatotilapia calliptera chromosome 18, fAstCal1.2, whole genome shotgun sequence, the window GTGAACCGCATTAAGGCTTGAATATAAAGCCAAAGTCACTTTATCAACCACTGTCAACGGTTCTCCTGCTAGCTAAAGCACTGCTCCTTGCAACTTCAGTTTCTGCGTCACATGCACAAAGTTTGGTTTTTGCACGGTGAAGAAAGACGTTTATAGTCATGACTGTAGGGactaaaagagaaaacaaacaaacacacaggtgTTTCAACTCGACTCTCTGGATTTCTGACTCCGTGAAACAACTCTGAGCTACGTCCATGATTAATTAGCATTACACAATACTACAAGTTTGGCTTTTCCTCTCTCGAGCTAAGTTTAAAGGACATACATTAGCTTTCATGAAAGCTAGTAAAATAGTCTATGGGAAAGACCTTCCTGTTGCACTAATAATTAaagattttgtgttttatgacaTACCCCCAGATTATGTAGTTGATCTTGACATTCTTGGGCCAGGAGAACTCCCCAAATATAACTTCATCTCCTTTAGCAACAATCTCCTTTTTCTGGATGTTATACTGACGAAGAACACTCAACACATCCGCCATCTTCAGTTGTATGTGTGTAGAGCAGTGTGTTTGCGAGGCCCCTAGTTATCAACGTCGTGCGGCCTCTCTAGATGCCTGATCTTGACccgctttaacctcctaggacctggcgtccacatgtGTGGACGGCACATTTTGGggtatttagaccaaaatattcaattttgctctacaagggcctgatatccacttacaaggacataatactgctactgttctatcgaaattttaatgaatatcctcatatgtggctcttatttttgttaaaaaacaaaaaaaaaaaaaatctggtaattctttgtttttacattcattgggccccaatatgcccaaatatgaaagatgcatgccgtggaagagttcggggtcttaggaggttaaactgTAAACTTTACTTTGATCACAGTGATGTATCAGTTCAACAACTCAGGCAGTTATTGGTAAAATGAAAGCGCATTTCCAGAGCAGCAAGTTGTTTATTAGGAAGGGCTTTACATCGCCGCTACAGTAGGTACATGTTAAGCAGGACAGATACAACAGAATGGTTGTGAAACACTTGAGAACGACCAAATCTCATGTCCATCTCCTAAAACGCTGTGTCAACAGTCatgttataaatattttatatgttgACCAAAAAGACTGTGGATGttgctttaaaattaaaaatgaaaagatcagCATGTTGGGACAAACATCCTTCACAGTTACATGGTcagtgtgtatttttcttttaattctatGAAGACTAAATGACACCGTGATAAGTAAAGCTTACTGAATATTCTCAGTAATTATTACTGTTGACTAAAACGAAAAGCACCACTGTaatcatttgtttacatttcctCAAAAATTAACAGGCCCTGTCTCTAAAACTCTCTAAGCTGTGCACGTTTATTCTGTGTCTGGAGAAATATAaaacgtttttttaaattgaccaTTACAGGTTTTATAAAAgtacattcaaataattttcaCAATAATTCATTCATATCAAGTTTTCTGGAAAGGTAGCAGTTTTCAGAACGAACAATGTCACATTAAAGATAAGGTAACGGGTATCAGAGAGCTATGATTGGTCCTTTCCAGATACTTTattacagtaaaatgtaaattcTGATGCATAGAATtcagactgaaacacaaacttttcaaaaaaaaaaacaaaaaaacccccaaacattgGCATTAGTGTGTTGTTAAAACTGAATCCAAATTTACTTTATAAAAAGTGTCACCACATTTCTTTTAAAGTATAACCTCAcgagaagaaaacagaaaactcagctttaaaacaataaactgGGCTTAGGGTCAAACAAATGTTAGAACAACTAAAATTTGTGGCTAAGCTAAAGCAAAGACTGTGTAAAAGGAATACAAGATGTTAATACttgaaaaacacttttctgaTCTAAGAAATCTGTGaaattaacacaataaaaagcaacTCCAAGTTTTACCATTGACTTTGTGTGCTTTGTGTCAGGTTTCTCTTTCATTGATGTTAAGTATCTCTACATCAAACCTGCTAACTGCATGTTGCTGCATGCATGTTGAAAACTACAGGTAATCCCCCCGAAGTAAACCTACATCTGCAAACACCCTATGACTGACTCTTGCAGTGTTCCCCTTAACCTGCCAACCTCTTGCTACAAATGTTGAATTGGTTCATTTTTCCCCCACTTAAATCACGATCCATCAAAATCCACCAAAGTACTGAACAGCTGATCATATAGAGACTCTTAAAAACATTAACACATACCATGTCTTAATCACTTGCTATTCAATTTTCACGAAATATAGATGCATTTTACATTTCCAAAGTGTTGTCCAGCCTGCTGGACACTTTGTCGACTGAATGGTGAgcaagagaaaacaaagaaaaactggaaTTGAAATTGTCAGCATCTTTTGGATTAGTGCTGTTTTGGGACACTCTACATGCTAAATGAGCCTCATTGGTCCACTCTTTGCCTTCATATTCTACACTCATTACATTTCTCAAGAAAAGTCCCAGAAATCTTATCAGATCAGATCTTGGGCCAAATTACGAATGACACTAAAAGCTCCAAGGTTGAAGCCAGAGATGGTCAGCAAACCCCGGTCTTCTGTGTCTGGGATGGCAATTCCAATGTAAGTCAGGTTACACATCACCAGCTTCGAATTAGCTCCTGATGTCTGTTGAGAATATACACAAACCATGTTTAttgtaaaaatgttacatttgtcATCGTCACTTAGTACATATTTTAAGTAACCTTTTAGATAAAGGAGTTTAAAGGAGAACTTTTAATGCTGTAAAATTAACTGTGCCCTATCAGCCATCTATGGAACAATGTGAATAAAAATAGCACAACAACCCCATCCCGTTAATCTTTGCTTGGTATTGTATATGTTCAAAAACAATCTTTACCACACAAGGCCATTATTTAATTCAACCCcagatgtgaaaaaacaaacatacttcTCTGTGCTTCTTCAGAGACTCCACCAGGCTGGCAGTAAGCGTCCACAGTGGGTTGTTGCTCAAAGTGACGAACACATCTACAGCTTTCCTGTTCTCCGTGGCCCATTGAATGGGAACGGTGCAGTCTCTGCTCTCACTCTGGAACTGCAACATAAAGGCACTACCTGATGGCTGTGCACCCCTTTCTCTCGTGCTCTATGTGAGAGGACAATAAACAGATGGTAGTTGAGCTAACCAGCACTGCTTTGCAGTACTTTGATGTGAaggtggaagaagaagaagaaaaaaaatgcctctAGTTGCTCGTCTGCAACAAATATTGTATTGTATATTCCTGAAAGGAACTGTTCAGTCGCTCGTATTATCTCGTCACCTTTAATGTTCTGTAAAGCCTTACCTTAACCAGTTCATCGGTTGCTTCTTTGAGAGTCATATCAGCAGAAATAGAGAATGGTACCATAGCCTCTTCAGAGTAGACAAGCACATGTGTGTCAGCCTCCGTCCTTGCAAAAATCTGTGTCAAAGCCAAGGTCAAAAGAAAGCCATTTAGTTACCCTGACTAAAATGCCTTTATCCTGcatgcacattcacacacagtacACCACTGTTAGGGCCTATGCGCTAACATACTGAGAAAGGAATTTTCAGGGAATTCACAGTATGCGTCAACAGTCCCATGCCATCACCCAGGATCTCTCTAAAGATGGGGCAGCCTGAGCCCTGTTTGAAGATGCAGCTGTTCCAACTAACCAGATAGCATCATCTGGCTGTAGTACAGTCTTACCATGGCAATAgcggctgcagcagcagcagtgctgaTCGACGTTCCTGGGACAATGCTGCTCGGTGACCCGCTCATATCTACTGCCACAACAAAGCATTTACCCACAGGCTCCACATTCTGAGGACAGAGTTACAGCAGAACAGGACATTCACGTTAAAGAACTGCTGCTGACATCTTCTGCAACAACTGGAGAAAGTTTTGAAAATTACAACAACATACCATAAAGCTCTTGTAAAAGGCAGAGTCCATAGCTTTAAGGATGTTGCGGTCTGCTTCCCATTTCGGTTTACCCTGATAGCCATGGccttttttgtagttttctgtAGCCAAAAGTATACTGAAAGGGTGGATCTTTGCCTGGTGATTTTAGGAGACATTTAATTCCTAAATATTGAACTCtgcataattaaaaacaaaataacatttctGGTAGAAGTTGTGAGCCTTACCTGTTTTAGTGCCGTCTCACTTTGAATTCTGTcacataaaaactgtgtttctgaGCTTCCAGGTTCAAGAACTTTGCCAGATGTCAGCCTACCTAACATCTTTACCACCGAATGGAGAGGCATTTCCTTCAACAAAGCGCTCCATACCTGCAGAAAACAACCACCACACATCCTGTTAGATGTAGAAAAATACATTCCCACATTCTTTACATTAGGCTTCAGTCTACCTGAACATTGCAGTTTTACAGATAagaaatgttttgattttttccccctccagggaACACTTTTCCGCAGTGAGCAGGAACTTACAAGGGGCTCACCCCAACCACCAAAaactggaaggaaaaaaaaaaaaaaaaaagtcctagcAGTTCAGGACGTGAGATAGTAAAGATCATTTATGATATTTGGTGTTTAGGTAGTAAACAAGAAAGCAGTTACTTTTTAAACCAGGGatgtttaacttattttatatcAGGGGCCAGATAAACAGAACTTTAATCCTAAGTGGGCCAGATCTAGGAAAgtcccctttctgtcagtgtaactACGTGTAGCTGCACATTTAATCCCTCCAATATTTCAATATAaataaagaggtgcaatttcaacaGGGCATCTCAGTTTtactacatgataaagaaattcTGGTAGCTCATTTaccagactgtcctgtaattataaagcagaaagttttgttgttttatttattttactgtggacacactgtaaaaaacagGAATTCTTTTATCAGTACTGAaaacccaaaaagaaaaaaggaacttttctgttcatttaataATCTGATGTAGTGTGTAAGACTGTGAGTAGGAGGGCTTCATCAGCAGGACAAGCTGTAAAATTTATGAAAATACAGGTGGAAGTCCAGTGGGTCAAAGACATCCAGTGGGCCGGATTGGACTT includes:
- the ro60 gene encoding RNA-binding protein RO60 isoform X3: MDTSSVSMELSGSTTSNHTLNSTGGGSWEISDKAKLCRFLCYGSEGALYSTRENGHISVEKTGALQSMLQEKQGTEVLEEIKRFAQDGQAVRLEPSIFALALCSQNPDVNTKQAAFKALKDVCREPAHLFSFIKYKKELKEHMKCGIWGRALRRALSDWYNEQDAMSLAAAVTKCKQREGWSHQDLLRLSHTKPARDAIALISKYVTKGWKEVQVAHENKENAEEVIRVLSYLEVVEKVKHSRDETEVVTLIEEHKLEREQLLTEHLKFKQVWSALLKEMPLHSVVKMLGRLTSGKVLEPGSSETQFLCDRIQSETALKQAKIHPFSILLATENYKKGHGYQGKPKWEADRNILKAMDSAFYKSFMNVEPVGKCFVVAVDMSGSPSSIVPGTSISTAAAAAAIAMIFARTEADTHVLVYSEEAMVPFSISADMTLKEATDELVKFQSESRDCTVPIQWATENRKAVDVFVTLSNNPLWTLTASLVESLKKHRETSGANSKLVMCNLTYIGIAIPDTEDRGLLTISGFNLGAFSVIRNLAQDLI
- the ro60 gene encoding RNA-binding protein RO60 isoform X2 produces the protein MELSGSTTSNHTLNSTGGGSWEISDKAKLCRFLCYGSEGALYSTRENGHISVEKTGALQSMLQEKQGTEVLEEIKRFAQDGQAVRLEPSIFALALCSQNPDVNTKQAAFKALKDVCREPAHLFSFIKYKKELKEHMKCGIWGRALRRALSDWYNEQDAMSLAAAVTKCKQREGWSHQDLLRLSHTKPARDAIALISKYVTKGWKEVQVAHENKENAEEVIRVLSYLEVVEKVKHSRDETEVVTLIEEHKLEREQLLTEHLKFKQVWSALLKEMPLHSVVKMLGRLTSGKVLEPGSSETQFLCDRIQSETALKQAKIHPFSILLATENYKKGHGYQGKPKWEADRNILKAMDSAFYKSFMNVEPVGKCFVVAVDMSGSPSSIVPGTSISTAAAAAAIAMIFARTEADTHVLVYSEEAMVPFSISADMTLKEATDELVKSTRERGAQPSGSAFMLQFQSESRDCTVPIQWATENRKAVDVFVTLSNNPLWTLTASLVESLKKHRETSGANSKLVMCNLTYIGIAIPDTEDRGLLTISGFNLGAFSVIRNLAQDLI
- the ro60 gene encoding RNA-binding protein RO60 isoform X1; its protein translation is MDTSSVSMELSGSTTSNHTLNSTGGGSWEISDKAKLCRFLCYGSEGALYSTRENGHISVEKTGALQSMLQEKQGTEVLEEIKRFAQDGQAVRLEPSIFALALCSQNPDVNTKQAAFKALKDVCREPAHLFSFIKYKKELKEHMKCGIWGRALRRALSDWYNEQDAMSLAAAVTKCKQREGWSHQDLLRLSHTKPARDAIALISKYVTKGWKEVQVAHENKENAEEVIRVLSYLEVVEKVKHSRDETEVVTLIEEHKLEREQLLTEHLKFKQVWSALLKEMPLHSVVKMLGRLTSGKVLEPGSSETQFLCDRIQSETALKQAKIHPFSILLATENYKKGHGYQGKPKWEADRNILKAMDSAFYKSFMNVEPVGKCFVVAVDMSGSPSSIVPGTSISTAAAAAAIAMIFARTEADTHVLVYSEEAMVPFSISADMTLKEATDELVKSTRERGAQPSGSAFMLQFQSESRDCTVPIQWATENRKAVDVFVTLSNNPLWTLTASLVESLKKHRETSGANSKLVMCNLTYIGIAIPDTEDRGLLTISGFNLGAFSVIRNLAQDLI